One stretch of Rhodothermia bacterium DNA includes these proteins:
- the smc gene encoding chromosome segregation protein SMC, whose protein sequence is MYLKKITLHGFKSFAQKTEIHYHQGITAIVGPNGCGKSNVIDAVRWVLGEQRARALRSEKMDNVIFNGTAKRRALGLAEVSLHIENNRGILPLEYTEVVITRRLYRSGESEYLLNNVSCRLKDITDLFMDTGMGAGAYSVIELKMIEEILSENVTERRRLFEEAAGITKYKIRRKQAIQKLEGTQQDLARVQDLVDELERQVRSLANQAGKARKYKDFRDKLTFLETELARRELLRLRTEIDQFTARYVEVETTIGVLQTDLTTQEAQIEQHRLYLTHLETGLADQVQKRAVHLDHIRKAEADLRVEKERQAQAEKSLSRLKHEAVEADMRHEQLSKQSEEMASKLAVAQKVLAQKIAARHTAFESQKTAQEAYDAALQTLEALRVTERKATHDRTALQAETARLTNKIELLENEVARLVRERKTYQEGQISLFEKTKIVADALGEAHKSVEMARNTLSEAEKNHESQTTALNEAQNLLRITEQKTSALGAEAKLLENLVASYEEFSQAVQFLAKKTDWSQAPPLTVSDVLACDVAYQVGIDAALRDFSGCFVVASEAEAQAAIALLRTQGKGRTDFLVMNRLPELHVPEVTIDGAIPAVSVIRTAQTYVPLANILLGNVYLTESFERAQTLATAYQSAERFLKFIAPTGEWADTQGTLHGGSKKNAPATANRLGRRERLAQVREELHSLETQKADQATRFKQIRDALASINLPFLRLALQKAERQLAEAEKASERAQYEQSASAKREQELTARIQQLGEESTQIRMAFSEKNEGVTHAEALVTAAETNRTAAESIFGEAEVQRRTAGQAMNEANIQVIQAENHAQILENELRRKQEEAASLLRRAQNRQSEINLALESRGKAAQLQQQLEEELAKGYAEKANQDENVHQAENNVSHSRFAISADEAQIREIRRKRDDFQREENRLAVQLAERNTRLENLVQRTLDELGLDLTMVVTEAALTTDTETEAVFDEQTARKEAAELRQKIRALGAVNELALEDFEREKERLAFIKEQQKDLTDAEKNLLETIQEINQTATRRFNETFAEINKHFQTLFEGLFNPGDTAKLLLDDEDPLEAGIKIVAKPRGKQPSGISQLSGGEKTLTAIALLFAIYLVKPSPFCILDEVDAPLDDANIERFMRLIRQFADTTQFILVTHNKLTMEAADRMYGITMQEMGVSKVVQVSFEAKNTEQAAA, encoded by the coding sequence ATGTATTTAAAAAAAATAACGTTACACGGTTTCAAGAGTTTTGCGCAGAAGACCGAAATCCATTATCACCAAGGCATAACAGCTATTGTCGGACCAAACGGTTGTGGCAAGTCCAATGTAATTGATGCGGTACGTTGGGTCTTGGGTGAACAGCGGGCACGGGCTTTGCGTTCGGAGAAAATGGACAATGTTATTTTTAATGGAACGGCAAAACGGCGGGCATTAGGGTTGGCGGAGGTCTCGTTACACATCGAGAACAATCGTGGTATTTTACCTTTAGAATATACCGAAGTGGTGATTACGCGGCGGCTCTACCGCAGTGGTGAATCGGAATATCTGTTGAACAATGTGTCTTGCCGTTTAAAGGACATTACAGACCTTTTTATGGACACAGGAATGGGGGCGGGAGCGTATTCGGTGATTGAACTAAAGATGATCGAGGAGATTTTATCGGAAAATGTCACCGAACGCCGAAGGTTGTTTGAGGAAGCGGCTGGCATTACAAAGTATAAAATCCGGCGTAAACAGGCAATACAGAAATTAGAAGGAACCCAGCAAGATTTGGCGCGGGTTCAAGACTTGGTAGATGAGTTGGAGAGGCAAGTGCGCTCCCTAGCAAATCAGGCTGGAAAAGCCCGTAAATATAAAGACTTCCGCGATAAACTTACGTTTTTGGAGACCGAGTTGGCGAGGCGTGAGTTACTGCGCTTACGAACCGAGATTGACCAATTCACGGCCCGATACGTGGAGGTGGAAACAACCATCGGCGTACTTCAAACAGATTTGACAACCCAAGAAGCACAAATAGAGCAACATCGGTTGTATCTCACCCATTTGGAAACCGGCCTTGCCGACCAAGTGCAAAAGCGGGCGGTGCATTTAGACCATATTCGCAAAGCAGAGGCCGATCTTCGGGTGGAAAAAGAGCGGCAAGCCCAGGCCGAGAAGTCCCTTTCGCGGCTAAAGCACGAAGCCGTAGAAGCCGATATGCGGCACGAACAACTCTCGAAGCAGTCGGAAGAAATGGCGTCTAAATTAGCAGTGGCGCAAAAGGTCTTGGCCCAAAAAATAGCGGCGCGTCATACAGCATTTGAAAGCCAAAAAACAGCACAAGAGGCATACGACGCGGCTTTACAAACATTAGAGGCGCTGCGCGTAACAGAACGGAAGGCAACTCACGACCGTACAGCCTTGCAAGCAGAAACCGCACGATTGACCAATAAGATTGAACTTCTTGAAAACGAGGTGGCACGGTTGGTGCGTGAACGAAAAACATATCAAGAAGGACAAATTTCGCTGTTTGAAAAAACCAAAATCGTGGCGGATGCACTTGGAGAAGCCCATAAATCCGTCGAAATGGCCCGAAATACCTTATCCGAGGCCGAAAAAAACCACGAGTCGCAAACCACTGCCCTAAATGAGGCCCAGAACCTCCTTCGGATTACGGAGCAAAAAACCTCGGCATTGGGTGCAGAGGCTAAACTCTTGGAAAATTTGGTGGCCAGTTATGAAGAGTTTTCCCAAGCGGTTCAGTTTCTGGCCAAAAAAACGGACTGGAGCCAAGCCCCACCTCTTACCGTCTCGGATGTCTTGGCGTGTGATGTGGCTTATCAGGTGGGGATAGATGCGGCCTTACGCGACTTTTCGGGGTGCTTTGTCGTGGCCTCCGAGGCCGAAGCACAAGCGGCCATCGCCTTACTCCGCACCCAAGGCAAAGGCCGAACCGACTTCTTGGTGATGAACCGTTTGCCAGAATTACACGTTCCAGAAGTAACCATAGACGGCGCAATTCCGGCGGTCTCGGTCATTCGTACAGCCCAAACCTATGTCCCCTTGGCCAATATTTTATTGGGAAATGTGTATTTAACCGAGTCTTTTGAGCGCGCTCAAACATTGGCTACCGCTTATCAATCCGCTGAACGATTTCTGAAATTTATCGCACCAACGGGCGAATGGGCAGACACACAAGGAACGCTGCATGGTGGGAGCAAAAAAAATGCCCCAGCAACCGCAAATCGGTTAGGACGTCGAGAACGATTGGCACAAGTCCGCGAAGAGTTGCATAGTCTTGAGACACAAAAGGCCGACCAAGCCACACGCTTTAAGCAAATCCGTGATGCGTTGGCCAGCATCAATTTGCCTTTTCTACGTTTGGCACTCCAAAAGGCAGAACGGCAACTCGCAGAGGCAGAAAAAGCAAGTGAACGTGCCCAATACGAACAATCAGCCTCGGCGAAGCGTGAACAAGAACTGACAGCGCGAATACAGCAACTGGGAGAGGAATCCACCCAAATCCGTATGGCCTTCTCCGAAAAAAATGAAGGGGTAACACACGCAGAAGCCCTTGTGACAGCGGCGGAAACCAATCGAACGGCGGCAGAGTCCATTTTCGGAGAAGCGGAAGTCCAACGAAGAACCGCCGGACAAGCCATGAACGAGGCCAATATCCAAGTCATCCAAGCGGAAAATCATGCCCAGATTCTCGAAAATGAACTGCGTAGAAAACAAGAAGAAGCGGCCTCTTTGCTACGTCGTGCACAAAACCGCCAGTCCGAAATTAATTTAGCGCTTGAAAGCCGAGGAAAAGCCGCACAACTCCAACAACAATTGGAAGAGGAACTTGCTAAAGGGTATGCAGAAAAAGCAAACCAAGACGAAAACGTCCACCAAGCAGAAAACAATGTTTCCCATTCCCGTTTCGCCATTTCGGCGGATGAAGCCCAAATACGGGAAATCCGGCGCAAACGAGACGATTTTCAGCGGGAAGAAAACCGTCTGGCGGTACAATTAGCCGAGCGAAACACACGGCTCGAAAACCTTGTGCAGCGCACCTTAGACGAGTTGGGCCTTGACCTTACGATGGTCGTGACCGAAGCCGCCTTAACCACCGACACCGAAACGGAAGCGGTTTTCGATGAGCAAACGGCCAGAAAAGAAGCTGCCGAACTCCGACAAAAAATCCGTGCTTTGGGCGCTGTAAATGAACTGGCTTTAGAAGACTTTGAACGGGAAAAAGAACGCCTCGCCTTCATTAAAGAACAACAAAAAGACTTAACTGACGCCGAAAAGAACCTTTTAGAAACCATCCAAGAAATCAATCAAACGGCCACACGGCGCTTTAACGAAACCTTCGCCGAAATCAACAAACACTTCCAAACACTCTTTGAAGGACTGTTTAATCCGGGCGATACCGCAAAATTGCTTTTGGATGATGAAGACCCCTTGGAGGCCGGAATCAAAATTGTCGCTAAACCACGCGGCAAACAGCCCTCCGGCATTTCTCAACTTTCTGGAGGTGAAAAAACCCTTACCGCCATTGCCTTGCTCTTTGCGATTTACCTCGTCAAACCTTCCCCATTTTGTATCCTCGACGAGGTAGATGCGCCCTTAGACGATGCAAATATTGAGCGCTTTATGCGCCTCATTCGGCAATTTGCAGATACCACCCAATTCATTTTAGTCACGCACAACAAACTCACTATGGAGGCCGCAGACCGCATGTATGGCATCACCATGCAAGAAATGGGCGTGAGCAAGGTGGTACAGGTCTCTTTCGAGGCAAAAAACACGGAGCAAGCTGCTGCTTAG
- a CDS encoding carbohydrate ABC transporter permease produces the protein MDKKFKRVLLYLTLIGISGLFLFPFYWVLISSIKSVEGISMRPPSYYPSEYRKVHLSLPANGRIYKEAAGQDSILWYQLRKSSDLLTKDTTPGAYYVRLDSLKPGQYLQWFPESAVQSVVGPPSILFEGVTMHEIEGEPEAIPLLAKMVRPKGASFDELLFFTTEHKPDKVQVVKNRTHAEQRVFHARWENYPETLRGPEATIGQEKSTGFLLFMRNSFIIGILSMIGQVLSSSLVAYGFARLNFRGREGWFVVLLATMMIPAQVTMIPMFAIFKSIGWVNSFLPLVVPQFTAGAFNVFLLRQYMLTLPKELDDSAAIDGCGPFRTFFYIILPNSIPVLIVVGLFTFVGAWQDVMGPLIYLDDPDYRTVTLGLEYFRSPYVDTRHLIMTGAVLAMFPVAILFLIFQRYIVAGIATTGMKT, from the coding sequence ATGGATAAGAAATTTAAGCGTGTCCTCTTATATCTTACGTTGATTGGTATTTCGGGCCTGTTCCTCTTCCCTTTTTATTGGGTATTGATTTCCTCCATAAAGTCTGTTGAGGGGATTTCCATGCGGCCACCCTCGTATTATCCATCCGAGTATCGCAAAGTCCATTTATCCCTACCTGCAAATGGACGGATTTATAAGGAAGCCGCCGGACAGGATTCCATCCTATGGTACCAATTACGCAAAAGTAGCGACCTCTTGACAAAGGATACCACACCGGGTGCTTATTATGTTCGATTAGATAGCCTAAAACCTGGACAATACCTGCAATGGTTCCCCGAGAGTGCGGTTCAATCGGTTGTAGGGCCACCCTCCATTCTTTTTGAAGGGGTTACAATGCACGAGATTGAGGGCGAACCGGAAGCCATCCCGCTTTTGGCCAAGATGGTGCGCCCCAAAGGAGCCTCTTTTGATGAATTACTGTTCTTTACAACGGAGCATAAGCCGGACAAGGTGCAAGTGGTTAAAAACCGTACTCATGCCGAGCAGCGGGTCTTTCATGCACGTTGGGAAAATTATCCAGAAACCTTGCGTGGGCCGGAAGCCACCATTGGCCAAGAAAAATCCACCGGATTTCTACTTTTTATGCGGAACAGCTTTATTATTGGTATTCTTTCCATGATTGGGCAAGTTCTTTCCAGTAGTTTGGTGGCATATGGCTTTGCCCGTCTCAACTTCCGAGGCCGCGAAGGATGGTTTGTTGTGCTTTTGGCAACAATGATGATTCCGGCACAAGTCACCATGATTCCGATGTTCGCGATTTTCAAATCTATCGGTTGGGTCAATTCCTTTTTGCCCTTGGTGGTTCCACAATTTACGGCTGGTGCATTTAATGTGTTTTTGCTCCGGCAATACATGCTTACTTTACCCAAAGAATTGGACGACTCAGCGGCGATTGACGGCTGCGGCCCTTTCCGCACATTTTTTTACATCATCCTCCCCAATTCTATTCCGGTTTTGATTGTGGTGGGCTTGTTTACCTTTGTGGGTGCTTGGCAAGATGTGATGGGCCCGCTCATTTATTTAGACGATCCAGATTATCGCACCGTGACGCTGGGCTTAGAATACTTCCGCTCGCCATATGTGGACACGCGCCATTTAATTATGACAGGTGCTGTTCTGGCCATGTTCCCCGTTGCCATTCTTTTCTTGATCTTCCAGCGCTATATCGTTGCCGGAATTGCAACTACGGGGATGAAGACGTGA
- a CDS encoding extracellular solute-binding protein, with amino-acid sequence MPPTRLRFNALWIVLFLLCASSVVQAGEIIENKSYKGKKTVVRWAFWGGESTVRLFKTVTERFVQEHPDIAVDVSIYPWGQYWSKLQTQVAAGIAPDVISMFGSGAGVWISHGVFQPLDKYMVRDGMDQSAYYKGALDAFRWDGKLYSFPIELAVGALLISVDKLEARGIPRDQWPRPDKAMTYEEYKTLARKLTLRDAQGQVRQIGVGSGGWFNDHMNGIWGGRYVDRQVNPTKPTILGNEALVKGLIHTFQDRFASRVQAPKANLTSLEFGGDAVLKSNLIAMAWLGPWVLPDYKAAGVRLIATPTPHGTRANQLFSANGVGIYSGAKNPEAAWKLVRFLAGAFTQREIGRTLRGLPTLISAKDAFYNNEAGVKGLEAFTTDMPTAESYICPRLSDIEQIPIKWEERMELKLGLLYDRKLAEWRSRKGSFKEADHAAFEAEMNHLVAKEVRSALPTFHNEMAEAFKTLEKRPPTFTEKVVLPLLILLFLASAGAGYMVWFKRNQEPKAYISKPTWRQSLAGYAALSPWLAGFLFFTLGPMLASIYLSFTDWNMIKPPEWIGAQHYTNLFSDRFFTLGLQKTFTYAAWVIPISLIGGIFTAGLLTSDVRGSDAFKAIFYFPSLFTGAAATVLWMNMFHKEFGVVNHIIGFFGGDPINWLDEAHAFTTVVLMNFFWVGGATIIYYAGMKQIPRSLYEAAEIDGAGAFRRFFSITIPMLSPVILFMVVMTTIGAFQVFTPALFFAEYAITIGGPGESLKFYSVNIYHEAFNNLRMGKASSWAVVLFVIIFAITMIQFKLSKKFVHSEA; translated from the coding sequence ATGCCCCCTACACGATTAAGATTCAATGCGCTTTGGATTGTTCTGTTCCTTTTATGTGCTTCCTCTGTTGTTCAAGCGGGTGAAATCATTGAAAACAAGTCGTACAAAGGCAAAAAAACCGTTGTTCGATGGGCTTTTTGGGGTGGGGAAAGTACTGTTCGACTTTTTAAAACGGTTACAGAACGCTTTGTACAAGAACACCCCGATATTGCGGTAGATGTTTCGATCTATCCTTGGGGGCAGTATTGGTCAAAATTACAAACTCAAGTAGCAGCAGGAATTGCGCCTGATGTGATCTCGATGTTTGGATCGGGTGCGGGGGTTTGGATTTCGCACGGGGTTTTCCAGCCTTTAGATAAATATATGGTACGGGATGGTATGGATCAAAGCGCTTATTACAAAGGTGCGTTGGATGCCTTCCGATGGGACGGGAAATTGTATAGCTTCCCGATTGAACTGGCCGTTGGTGCTTTACTCATTTCTGTGGACAAATTAGAGGCGCGCGGTATCCCACGTGACCAGTGGCCCCGACCGGACAAGGCGATGACATATGAAGAATACAAAACATTGGCCCGTAAACTCACCCTACGTGACGCCCAAGGCCAAGTCCGGCAAATTGGTGTCGGGTCTGGTGGTTGGTTTAACGACCACATGAATGGGATTTGGGGAGGACGCTATGTTGATCGTCAGGTAAACCCCACGAAACCGACCATCTTGGGGAATGAAGCCTTGGTAAAGGGCCTTATTCACACCTTCCAAGACCGTTTTGCCTCCAGAGTTCAAGCGCCCAAGGCGAATCTTACCAGTTTGGAGTTTGGCGGTGACGCCGTGCTGAAATCCAACCTCATTGCAATGGCTTGGTTAGGCCCTTGGGTTTTGCCGGATTATAAGGCCGCCGGCGTTCGGTTAATTGCCACGCCAACGCCACACGGGACGCGGGCCAATCAGTTGTTTAGTGCCAATGGTGTAGGCATTTATTCTGGGGCTAAGAATCCAGAAGCGGCTTGGAAATTGGTTCGTTTTTTGGCCGGAGCGTTTACCCAGCGAGAAATCGGAAGGACGTTACGCGGCCTGCCCACCCTTATTTCGGCGAAGGATGCCTTCTACAACAATGAGGCCGGTGTAAAAGGGCTTGAAGCTTTTACCACAGACATGCCAACCGCAGAAAGCTACATTTGCCCAAGGCTTTCGGACATTGAACAAATCCCGATTAAATGGGAAGAACGCATGGAATTGAAGTTGGGCTTGCTCTACGACAGGAAACTGGCGGAATGGCGGAGCCGAAAAGGGTCATTTAAGGAGGCAGACCATGCCGCTTTCGAGGCTGAGATGAACCATTTGGTGGCAAAAGAGGTGCGCTCTGCTTTGCCCACTTTTCATAACGAAATGGCGGAAGCCTTCAAAACGTTAGAAAAACGACCGCCTACATTTACCGAAAAAGTGGTTCTACCGCTCTTGATTTTGCTGTTTCTGGCCTCGGCAGGAGCAGGATACATGGTTTGGTTTAAGCGCAACCAAGAGCCTAAAGCCTATATCAGCAAGCCCACTTGGCGGCAAAGTTTGGCGGGATATGCCGCACTTTCGCCTTGGTTGGCCGGATTTTTATTCTTCACCTTAGGCCCTATGTTGGCCTCCATTTACCTTTCTTTTACCGATTGGAACATGATTAAACCGCCGGAATGGATTGGCGCACAACATTACACCAATTTATTTTCGGATCGCTTTTTCACGCTTGGCCTACAAAAAACCTTTACCTATGCAGCATGGGTCATTCCAATTTCGTTGATCGGGGGGATTTTTACCGCTGGCTTGCTTACGAGCGATGTACGTGGTAGTGATGCCTTCAAGGCCATCTTTTATTTTCCTTCCTTGTTTACCGGTGCAGCGGCTACCGTGTTGTGGATGAACATGTTCCACAAGGAATTTGGTGTGGTGAACCACATCATTGGATTTTTTGGTGGAGACCCTATCAATTGGTTAGACGAAGCCCATGCCTTCACAACGGTTGTTTTGATGAACTTTTTCTGGGTGGGTGGAGCAACCATTATCTATTATGCAGGCATGAAACAAATTCCGAGATCGCTCTACGAAGCCGCCGAGATTGACGGCGCGGGCGCATTCCGACGGTTTTTCTCCATCACCATTCCAATGCTCTCGCCAGTGATTTTATTCATGGTTGTTATGACTACCATCGGTGCTTTTCAAGTCTTTACCCCCGCTTTGTTTTTTGCGGAGTATGCCATCACCATTGGCGGGCCGGGAGAGTCTCTCAAGTTTTATTCGGTTAATATCTATCACGAGGCTTTTAACAATCTTCGGATGGGAAAAGCGTCCAGTTGGGCGGTTGTGCTTTTTGTGATCATTTTTGCGATCACGATGATCCAATTTAAGTTGTCCAAAAAATTTGTTCATTCGGAGGCATAA
- a CDS encoding quinone-dependent dihydroorotate dehydrogenase — MYQFLKPLLFRLEPETAHHFALVAASWGAIAPNWARPTYVVEDERLRQNLFGLQFNTPVGLAAGFDKNAGHIGFWPLLGFGFMEIGSVTAKPSAGNPKPRAFRLPEDEALINRMGLNNDGAKVVAKRIAAFGPTAIPLGINIAKTHAPDILGEAAIQDFVASFRHLAPFSGYVTLNISCPNTAEGKTFEDPMALDQLLKAIFEVRTSLGLDVPVLVKMSPPHSLTRTDLAYVDDLLAVMGQYPLAGLMATNTASDRRGLKTPISRLTEIGRGGLSGKPLAQRSTALIRTLYQKTSGQMPIIGLGGIQCAEDAFEKIKAGASLLQVYTGLVYQGPGLISNIHKGLLSRIDQNGFNHLRDVIGIEA; from the coding sequence ATGTACCAATTTTTGAAGCCTCTTTTGTTCAGATTAGAACCAGAAACGGCTCACCATTTTGCTTTGGTGGCTGCGTCTTGGGGTGCAATAGCTCCAAACTGGGCAAGGCCAACGTATGTGGTGGAGGACGAGAGATTACGCCAAAATCTGTTTGGTCTCCAGTTCAATACACCTGTTGGACTGGCTGCCGGATTTGATAAAAATGCCGGACACATAGGCTTTTGGCCTTTGTTGGGTTTTGGATTTATGGAAATAGGCTCCGTCACGGCAAAACCATCTGCTGGAAACCCTAAACCACGTGCTTTTCGCCTTCCGGAGGACGAGGCGTTGATTAACCGCATGGGGCTTAACAATGATGGCGCAAAGGTGGTTGCCAAGCGAATTGCTGCTTTTGGCCCAACGGCCATTCCATTGGGGATCAATATTGCAAAAACCCATGCACCCGATATTTTGGGCGAGGCGGCCATTCAGGATTTCGTGGCCAGTTTCCGGCATTTGGCGCCATTTTCGGGGTACGTGACGCTTAATATCTCGTGCCCCAACACCGCCGAAGGCAAAACCTTTGAAGACCCAATGGCCTTAGACCAATTACTAAAGGCTATTTTTGAAGTCCGTACATCTCTTGGTCTCGATGTTCCCGTTTTGGTAAAAATGTCGCCTCCGCATTCGTTGACACGGACAGACTTAGCCTATGTGGATGATTTACTTGCCGTTATGGGCCAATATCCGCTTGCTGGACTGATGGCCACCAATACGGCATCCGACCGACGCGGACTCAAAACGCCCATTAGCCGACTTACCGAAATTGGTCGTGGGGGGCTTTCCGGTAAACCACTCGCACAGCGCTCAACCGCCCTTATTCGCACCTTGTACCAAAAAACGTCTGGCCAAATGCCCATCATTGGTTTGGGCGGTATTCAATGTGCAGAAGATGCTTTCGAGAAAATTAAAGCTGGCGCTTCCCTGCTTCAGGTCTATACCGGACTTGTGTATCAAGGTCCGGGACTGATTTCCAACATCCACAAAGGTTTGTTAAGCCGTATAGACCAAAATGGCTTTAACCACCTCCGAGACGTCATCGGAATTGAGGCGTGA
- a CDS encoding PorT family protein, protein MKNLLLLTGLILFCFSTATAQRLEYGLKGGTNISLITDADYKFKSVKVAPGFMAGFYARTNTRRIGAQIEAIYASKQWGTEEERAGQTNTTILRQLDTQNGYLSIPVMFYAKLGRLDIGAGPQLNALLTSVAKGQELIKNIQSGNTEAIKDLAYDYLKDKIGEGAYADIPAGTPQEGSLYEKVGLDANFGLGLNLKRTRIEGRLNYGLTDVMNNYYVKFLNPSAYDNNEKLISGQVILSIKL, encoded by the coding sequence ATGAAAAACCTTCTCTTACTTACTGGGCTTATCCTCTTTTGCTTCTCTACAGCAACTGCCCAACGGCTTGAATATGGCCTAAAAGGTGGGACAAATATCAGCTTGATTACCGATGCCGACTACAAATTTAAGTCGGTTAAGGTGGCGCCGGGGTTTATGGCAGGCTTTTATGCTCGCACCAATACGCGGAGAATAGGTGCACAAATTGAGGCAATCTATGCCTCCAAACAATGGGGCACGGAAGAAGAACGAGCCGGACAAACCAATACAACGATTCTCCGCCAGTTGGATACCCAAAACGGCTATCTCAGCATTCCCGTTATGTTCTACGCCAAATTGGGGCGTTTGGATATTGGTGCTGGGCCACAATTAAATGCACTACTGACCTCTGTTGCTAAGGGTCAGGAATTGATTAAAAACATTCAATCTGGAAATACCGAAGCCATCAAAGACCTTGCTTACGACTATTTGAAGGATAAAATTGGAGAAGGTGCGTATGCCGACATTCCAGCGGGGACACCACAGGAAGGCAGTCTATACGAAAAAGTGGGCTTGGACGCCAACTTTGGCTTGGGTCTAAACCTAAAAAGAACCCGTATTGAGGGGCGTCTCAATTATGGCCTAACCGATGTGATGAACAACTATTATGTGAAGTTTCTAAACCCATCAGCCTACGACAACAACGAAAAATTGATTTCAGGGCAGGTCATATTGAGCATCAAACTCTAA
- a CDS encoding thioredoxin domain-containing protein, producing MKKFSLSCIMLVFLWLPTQAQQVTQGNPPAADEVTQLRQAVQQLYRYVQYLDGEVRTLKQFIDAAVEIKLSIDIKDLPVKGSAKAPIALLEFSDFQCPYCATFANNVAPTLDSLVTAGTLKKVFVDLPLTSIHPMALKAAKVGRCANEQGKFWEVHDSFFKNQGKLQAALDSLGTFAQKNGLDGAKLQDCVNSTKYDAAINKTIDIAESASISSTPTLVLGYTQPDGTVKVAKFIRGSGANFVEEVKALKAKIPSQTTAPEQPKGKRSRG from the coding sequence ATGAAAAAATTTTCCCTCTCCTGTATAATGCTCGTCTTTTTGTGGCTTCCTACGCAAGCACAACAAGTTACACAGGGCAACCCGCCAGCAGCGGATGAAGTGACGCAACTACGTCAGGCGGTTCAACAATTATACCGCTATGTGCAGTATTTAGACGGCGAAGTCCGTACACTTAAACAGTTTATTGATGCGGCTGTCGAGATAAAATTGTCTATAGATATTAAGGACTTACCCGTAAAAGGGAGTGCAAAGGCACCCATTGCCCTTTTGGAGTTTTCCGACTTTCAGTGCCCGTATTGCGCAACGTTTGCCAATAATGTAGCGCCAACCTTAGACAGTTTGGTGACAGCTGGAACCCTCAAAAAAGTATTTGTGGATCTCCCCCTCACTTCTATCCACCCTATGGCACTCAAAGCGGCAAAAGTGGGGCGGTGTGCAAATGAACAAGGGAAATTCTGGGAAGTGCATGATAGCTTTTTCAAGAATCAGGGCAAATTACAGGCTGCCTTAGACTCTCTTGGGACGTTTGCGCAAAAGAACGGGCTTGACGGTGCAAAACTTCAAGATTGTGTAAACAGCACCAAGTATGATGCGGCCATCAATAAAACCATTGACATCGCCGAAAGCGCGAGCATCAGCTCTACCCCAACCTTGGTGTTGGGCTATACACAACCGGACGGCACGGTTAAAGTGGCCAAGTTTATTCGGGGTTCTGGTGCCAACTTTGTGGAAGAAGTAAAAGCACTTAAAGCCAAAATACCAAGCCAAACCACAGCACCGGAACAACCGAAAGGGAAGCGATCTCGTGGTTAA